The proteins below come from a single Natranaerofaba carboxydovora genomic window:
- a CDS encoding FAD-binding protein, whose protein sequence is MIDITLTFLRTHLDGPTAHFTPGGISTDVCLNTGIEGLFAAGEVTGGLHGADRMGGNALTEAALFGIEAGRQMADFATGKECAVSEDAEITFKNPVLSMFKNDKFYLPPTLKEKDIYELRDELRNLYWNGLNPIRSEKSLANALNELEQFRKKILPPESDNEEFTFNDGKIDEIKEIITLEMSSSLLELCLKSADLRKETRGGHFRKDFVKKDDNYNKNIFWQQGKVFFRDSS, encoded by the coding sequence ATGATAGATATAACTTTGACTTTTCTGAGAACCCATTTAGATGGCCCTACAGCTCATTTTACGCCGGGTGGTATATCAACGGACGTTTGCCTAAATACCGGAATTGAAGGGTTGTTTGCTGCGGGGGAAGTGACAGGAGGACTGCACGGTGCTGACAGAATGGGTGGTAATGCCCTGACTGAAGCTGCGCTTTTTGGTATTGAAGCGGGGAGACAAATGGCAGATTTTGCTACTGGTAAGGAGTGTGCAGTATCTGAAGATGCAGAGATTACTTTTAAAAACCCGGTATTATCCATGTTCAAAAACGATAAATTTTATCTACCTCCTACTTTGAAGGAAAAGGATATTTATGAACTAAGGGATGAGTTAAGAAATCTATACTGGAACGGATTAAATCCTATTAGGAGCGAAAAAAGTCTTGCTAATGCGCTAAATGAGTTAGAGCAATTTAGAAAGAAAATTCTTCCCCCTGAATCAGACAATGAAGAATTTACATTTAATGATGGTAAAATTGATGAAATCAAGGAAATTATAACTCTTGAAATGTCCTCTAGCCTATTAGAACTGTGTCTTAAATCTGCAGATTTAAGAAAAGAAACAAGAGGAGGGCACTTTAGGAAGGATTTCGTGAAAAAGGATGATAATTATAATAAGAATATATTCTGGCAGCAGGGGAAGGTTTTTTTCAGAGATTCTAGCTGA